One region of Synechococcus elongatus PCC 11801 genomic DNA includes:
- a CDS encoding nicotinate-nucleotide adenylyltransferase, which yields MRLALFGTSADPPTLAHQAIIQGCADCFDHVAIWASDNPFKQHAASLRDRSQMLAALVNDCQPPLQNAQVYADLSFPRTIQTLTVARDRWPQAELSLVIGSDLLAQIPRWYQAAQWLPSVSLFVVPRPDSNDWQTAADRLRQQGTTVAIASFQGPAIASSTFRESGDWRLLPAAVTAYIHQHQLYSSASAAL from the coding sequence ATGCGTTTAGCCCTGTTTGGAACCAGCGCCGACCCGCCCACCTTGGCGCATCAAGCAATTATTCAGGGCTGTGCCGACTGCTTCGATCACGTCGCGATTTGGGCATCGGACAACCCGTTTAAGCAACATGCTGCGTCTCTGCGCGATCGCAGTCAGATGCTGGCTGCCTTGGTCAACGACTGTCAGCCACCGCTCCAAAATGCACAGGTTTACGCTGACCTCAGCTTTCCGCGCACGATTCAAACCCTGACCGTTGCCCGCGATCGCTGGCCGCAGGCAGAACTCTCGCTGGTGATTGGTAGTGATTTGCTGGCGCAGATTCCTCGCTGGTATCAAGCGGCGCAGTGGTTGCCGAGTGTGTCGCTGTTTGTGGTGCCGCGTCCTGACTCGAATGATTGGCAGACTGCCGCCGATCGCCTGAGGCAACAAGGCACAACCGTGGCGATCGCGTCCTTCCAAGGACCGGCGATCGCCTCTTCGACCTTTCGAGAAAGCGGCGACTGGCGACTGCTACCGGCTGCCGTTACCGCCTACATTCATCAACATCAGCTCTATTCCTCGGCCTCCGCTGCCCTATGA
- a CDS encoding GTP-binding protein, producing the protein MDSLQQWQEVEAVLADLSQASQEHHYRQTHRLVQDYLDRLHLSPREQQGLEPLLKSLERMQAKLEQQVLHIAVFGLVGRGKSSLLNALVGESVFETGAIHGVTTAIATAAWPLATDPDGVQRLRWSGLGDVQVELIDTPGIDEIDGDQREALAKRVAQQADLILFVVSGDISQLEQDTLTVLRQAHKPLLLVLNKADQYSDRDREAIRNKLADERLRHLISLDEIVTVAAAPRRAEPEYDGDRIVGTKLVNLPPQVEPLRQRIITLLLHEGQSLLALNALLQMAMVDRQVVRRKLQSRDRQAEELIWRFAIAKGMAVAINPISFVDLLGGAAIDIALILQLSQLYDLPISEGKAIALLRTIAVGMGSLGLGEGLVRVGLSALKGLLGAAAPVSGGLSLGVYVPVALTQAGIGGFATYAIGQVTKAYLANGADWGPEGAGLLTQQILDNLDEAAILQRLRGEIDRRLRFKQL; encoded by the coding sequence GTGGATTCGCTTCAACAGTGGCAAGAGGTGGAGGCAGTGTTGGCCGACCTCAGCCAAGCTAGCCAAGAACATCACTATCGCCAGACCCATCGACTGGTTCAGGACTATCTCGATCGCCTGCACCTCAGTCCGCGTGAGCAACAGGGGCTGGAACCGCTGCTCAAGAGTTTGGAGCGGATGCAGGCCAAGCTGGAGCAGCAGGTGTTGCATATCGCCGTGTTTGGGCTCGTGGGGCGCGGCAAGTCGTCGCTGCTCAATGCACTGGTCGGAGAGTCAGTGTTTGAAACCGGCGCAATCCATGGTGTGACCACCGCGATCGCCACGGCTGCTTGGCCGCTAGCGACCGACCCAGATGGCGTCCAACGGTTGCGCTGGTCGGGTTTGGGCGATGTGCAAGTCGAGCTGATCGACACGCCCGGCATTGACGAAATTGATGGCGATCAACGGGAAGCCCTCGCCAAACGGGTCGCGCAACAGGCGGATCTGATTCTGTTTGTGGTCAGTGGCGATATCAGTCAGTTGGAACAGGACACACTGACGGTGTTGCGCCAAGCCCATAAGCCGCTGTTGCTGGTCTTAAATAAGGCGGATCAATACAGCGATCGCGATCGCGAGGCGATTCGCAACAAGCTGGCCGATGAGCGGCTGCGGCATTTGATTTCGCTCGATGAAATTGTGACGGTGGCCGCTGCACCCCGCCGCGCTGAACCGGAGTATGACGGCGATCGCATTGTGGGGACGAAGTTAGTCAATCTGCCACCCCAAGTTGAGCCGCTGCGTCAGCGAATCATCACGCTGTTGCTGCATGAAGGACAGTCCTTGCTGGCGCTGAATGCCTTGCTGCAAATGGCGATGGTCGATCGCCAAGTGGTGCGCCGCAAGTTGCAAAGCCGCGATCGCCAAGCAGAGGAATTGATCTGGCGGTTTGCGATCGCTAAAGGGATGGCAGTCGCCATCAACCCAATCAGTTTTGTTGATCTGCTGGGGGGTGCTGCGATCGATATCGCCCTGATTTTGCAGTTGTCCCAGCTGTATGACCTGCCGATCAGTGAAGGCAAAGCGATCGCCCTACTCCGCACGATCGCCGTGGGTATGGGCAGTTTAGGGCTGGGCGAAGGCTTAGTGCGGGTCGGTTTGAGTGCCCTCAAGGGACTGTTAGGAGCAGCGGCGCCGGTCAGTGGTGGCTTGAGTTTGGGCGTTTACGTGCCTGTGGCGCTGACCCAAGCGGGGATTGGTGGCTTTGCGACCTATGCGATCGGGCAAGTGACCAAGGCCTATCTGGCGAATGGCGCGGATTGGGGGCCCGAGGGAGCTGGTTTGCTGACCCAGCAAATCTTGGACAATTTGGATGAAGCCGCGATTTTGCAGCGCCTGCGGGGTGAGATCGATCGCCGTCTGCGGTTCAAGCAACTCTAG
- a CDS encoding ParB N-terminal domain-containing protein, protein MRVAELPVNQIRRPLPRNTNPQKVQDLMASIAAEGLREPIDVLEVEGEYYGFSGCHRYEAHQRLGLETIRCRIRRAPRSVLAMHLA, encoded by the coding sequence ATGCGAGTTGCTGAACTCCCCGTCAACCAGATTCGTCGCCCCCTACCGCGCAACACCAATCCACAGAAAGTGCAGGACTTGATGGCCTCGATCGCCGCCGAAGGCTTGCGCGAACCAATCGACGTGCTGGAAGTGGAGGGCGAATATTACGGCTTCTCGGGTTGTCACCGCTACGAAGCGCACCAGCGGCTAGGCTTGGAAACGATTCGCTGCCGGATTCGGCGCGCGCCGCGATCGGTGCTGGCGATGCATTTGGCTTAA
- a CDS encoding Dps family protein, with the protein MGKKSEGKKAATLPVDIGISNDDRQAIANGLSRLLADTYTLYLKTHNFHWNVTGPMFQTLHLLFETQYNELALAVDLIAERIRALGFPAPGSYSAYAKLTSIEEADGIPSATEMIQQLVIGQETVVRTARALFPIVDAASDEPTADLLTQRMQIHEKNAWMLRSLLES; encoded by the coding sequence ATGGGTAAGAAATCGGAAGGGAAAAAAGCTGCTACGCTGCCCGTCGATATTGGCATCAGCAACGATGACCGGCAGGCGATCGCGAATGGACTGTCGCGGCTGCTGGCAGACACCTACACGCTCTATCTCAAAACCCACAATTTCCACTGGAACGTCACTGGCCCGATGTTCCAGACCTTGCACCTGCTGTTTGAAACGCAATACAACGAGCTGGCCTTAGCTGTCGATTTGATTGCTGAGCGGATTCGCGCCCTTGGTTTTCCGGCACCCGGCAGCTACAGCGCCTACGCCAAGCTAACCAGCATTGAAGAAGCCGACGGCATTCCCAGCGCCACGGAGATGATTCAGCAGCTGGTGATTGGTCAGGAAACAGTCGTACGAACCGCACGGGCGCTCTTCCCAATCGTCGATGCCGCCAGCGATGAACCGACTGCGGATCTGCTGACCCAGCGGATGCAAATCCACGAGAAAAACGCTTGGATGCTGCGCAGTCTGCTGGAAAGCTAG
- a CDS encoding helix-turn-helix domain-containing protein, translating to MEAQLRQWMQAQGLASWRSLARQSGVSERVLQRLRQGQGDSLTWRQLTAIAAVLQIEVAQLVEPASVSQTAAAIASRGDREAFEQDALHRLEPWLLNWPRAAWAAQQRPELPAERLLPLLQPLEQLLKDWQVETLGAIGQEFTFDPQWQLLRDGQAELGDRVVIWRPGYRWRDRLIQRAEVDRLP from the coding sequence ATGGAAGCCCAGTTGCGGCAGTGGATGCAGGCTCAAGGCCTCGCCAGTTGGCGATCGCTGGCTCGTCAGAGTGGCGTTTCGGAGCGGGTGCTACAGCGCCTTCGGCAAGGCCAAGGCGACTCGCTGACTTGGCGACAGTTAACCGCGATCGCTGCTGTCCTTCAGATCGAAGTCGCTCAGCTAGTCGAGCCCGCATCGGTCAGTCAGACTGCTGCTGCGATCGCGTCAAGGGGCGATCGCGAAGCGTTTGAACAGGACGCGCTGCATCGACTCGAGCCTTGGTTGCTGAACTGGCCGCGCGCCGCTTGGGCCGCCCAGCAGCGACCGGAACTACCGGCAGAACGGCTGCTGCCCTTGCTGCAACCACTCGAACAGTTGCTGAAAGACTGGCAAGTCGAAACCCTCGGGGCGATTGGGCAGGAATTCACCTTTGATCCCCAATGGCAATTGCTACGCGATGGTCAGGCCGAGCTGGGCGATCGCGTTGTGATTTGGCGACCCGGTTATCGCTGGCGCGATCGCCTGATCCAGCGAGCAGAAGTCGATCGCTTGCCCTGA
- a CDS encoding Hsp70 family protein: MAIALDFGTSNTVVARWNATTQAPELLSLANLSQRGSQTPPLIPSLLYVEEATEPRLVAGQAVRDQGRDRPQDSRFFRSFKRGIGAEVTGFLPELDGVCPDFERVGQWFLDTVIAALEAGDREGADLVLTVPVDSFENYRLWLSQVAQQWPVERVRLIDEPTAAALGYGVSQQSPILVVDFGGGTLDLALVELVAPGRTQRSPLGFILKWGDQSFGGNSGQRPQLARVLAKAGRNLGGSDLDDWLTDYFAAQFKLAPSRVLTRLAERIKIQLSTSPEASEVYFDDETLQSVQLQLDRDQFQQILQERGFFQQLDELLESVLQQGRRQGINPEAIAAVLLVGGSTQIPAVQSWINNFFPAEKIQSDRPFEAVACGALQLAQGLEVRDFLYHSYGIRYWNHRSQRHDWHPLIPPGQAYPMAEPVELVLGASVAQQPSIELVLGELSQDRGTTEVFFDGDRLITRQIGPDRTAAKALNDSETARTLAQLNPPGDPGVDRLRLLFWVDRDRFLRVTIEDLLTLETLVENQVVIQL; this comes from the coding sequence GTGGCGATCGCGCTGGATTTCGGCACCAGTAACACTGTGGTGGCGCGTTGGAATGCGACGACTCAAGCGCCGGAATTACTGTCGCTGGCCAATCTCAGTCAGCGCGGTTCGCAAACACCACCGCTGATCCCCAGCCTGCTCTACGTCGAAGAGGCAACCGAGCCACGTTTAGTAGCAGGCCAAGCAGTACGCGATCAAGGGCGCGATCGCCCGCAGGATTCACGTTTTTTTCGCAGTTTCAAGCGCGGCATTGGCGCAGAGGTTACTGGCTTTCTGCCAGAACTCGATGGGGTTTGTCCCGACTTTGAACGGGTGGGGCAGTGGTTTCTGGATACCGTGATCGCGGCGCTGGAGGCTGGCGATCGCGAGGGGGCTGATCTGGTGCTGACGGTGCCGGTGGACAGCTTCGAGAACTACCGGCTCTGGCTGAGTCAAGTGGCGCAGCAGTGGCCGGTCGAGCGAGTGCGCTTGATCGATGAACCAACTGCAGCGGCCTTGGGCTATGGCGTCAGTCAGCAGTCACCAATTCTGGTGGTGGACTTTGGCGGCGGCACCCTCGACCTCGCGCTGGTGGAGTTAGTAGCGCCGGGGCGCACGCAGCGATCGCCGCTCGGGTTCATTCTCAAATGGGGCGATCAATCGTTTGGCGGCAACAGTGGCCAGCGGCCGCAACTGGCTCGTGTTTTGGCCAAGGCGGGCCGAAACTTAGGCGGCAGCGATTTAGATGATTGGCTGACGGACTACTTTGCAGCACAGTTCAAGCTTGCACCGAGTCGCGTGCTGACGCGCTTGGCGGAACGGATCAAGATTCAGCTCTCCACTAGCCCAGAAGCGAGCGAAGTTTATTTTGACGACGAGACGCTGCAAAGTGTGCAACTTCAGCTCGATCGCGATCAGTTTCAGCAGATTTTGCAGGAGCGCGGCTTCTTTCAGCAGCTCGATGAATTGCTGGAGTCTGTGCTGCAGCAGGGACGGCGTCAGGGCATCAACCCCGAGGCAATCGCAGCTGTACTCTTAGTCGGTGGCAGCACCCAAATTCCAGCGGTGCAAAGCTGGATTAATAACTTCTTTCCTGCCGAGAAAATCCAAAGCGATCGCCCCTTTGAAGCCGTGGCCTGTGGCGCATTGCAACTGGCGCAAGGCTTGGAAGTCCGCGATTTTCTCTATCACAGCTACGGCATTCGCTACTGGAACCATCGCAGCCAACGTCACGACTGGCATCCGCTGATTCCGCCGGGTCAAGCCTATCCAATGGCGGAGCCTGTGGAACTGGTGCTCGGGGCATCTGTGGCCCAACAACCCAGCATTGAATTGGTGTTGGGTGAGCTCAGCCAAGACCGCGGCACAACGGAAGTTTTCTTTGATGGCGATCGCCTGATTACACGCCAGATTGGCCCCGATCGCACAGCGGCTAAAGCGCTGAACGATAGCGAAACAGCCCGCACCCTCGCCCAACTCAATCCCCCCGGCGATCCCGGCGTTGACCGTCTGCGGCTGCTGTTTTGGGTCGATCGCGATCGCTTTTTGCGCGTGACGATTGAAGATCTGCTGACGTTGGAAACGCTGGTCGAAAATCAAGTCGTAATTCAGCTCTAG
- a CDS encoding FAD-binding domain-containing protein: protein MAAPILFWHRRDLRLSDNIGLAAARSQSAQLIGLFCLDPQILQSADIAPARVAYLLGCLQELQQRYQQAGSRLLLLQGDPQRLIPQVAQQLQAEAVYWNCDVEPYGRDRDAQVAAALQTAGIRVVQLWDQLLHNPEQILSGSGTAYSVYGPFWKNWQAQPKPTPVATPTGLVDLSPEQLTAIAPLLLPELPTLKQLGFDWDGGFPVEPGEAAAIARLQEFCDRAIADYDPQRNFPAEAGTSGLSPAFKFGAIGIRQVWHAASQAHDLSRSEEARNSIRVWQQELAWREFYQHALYHFPRLADGPYRPLWQQFPWENREALFTAWTQAQTGYPIVDAAMRQLTETGWMHNRCRMIVASFLTKDLIIDWRRGEQFFMQHLVDGDLAANNGGWQWSASSGMDPKPLRIFNPASQAKKFDATADYIKRWLPELRHVHPKDLISGEITPIERRGYPAPVVNHNLRQKQFKELYNQLKAAIAETDAETDS, encoded by the coding sequence GTGGCGGCTCCGATTCTGTTTTGGCACCGGCGTGACCTACGCCTCAGCGACAACATCGGTCTGGCGGCGGCGCGATCGCAGTCGGCGCAGCTGATTGGTCTGTTCTGCCTCGATCCCCAGATTCTCCAGAGTGCCGACATCGCCCCCGCACGGGTCGCCTACCTGCTCGGTTGCCTGCAGGAACTGCAACAGCGCTATCAACAAGCGGGCAGTCGGCTGCTATTGCTGCAAGGGGATCCGCAACGCCTGATTCCTCAGGTTGCCCAGCAGCTCCAAGCCGAAGCGGTCTATTGGAACTGCGATGTTGAACCTTACGGGCGCGATCGCGATGCGCAGGTGGCGGCAGCCCTGCAAACGGCGGGGATTCGGGTGGTTCAACTCTGGGATCAACTGCTCCATAACCCTGAGCAAATTCTCAGCGGCAGCGGCACAGCCTACAGCGTCTATGGGCCGTTTTGGAAAAACTGGCAGGCTCAGCCCAAGCCCACACCGGTTGCCACGCCCACGGGACTGGTCGATCTGTCACCAGAGCAACTGACCGCGATCGCACCGTTGCTGTTGCCGGAACTCCCAACCCTGAAGCAGCTTGGCTTTGACTGGGACGGGGGTTTTCCGGTGGAACCCGGTGAAGCAGCAGCGATTGCCCGTCTCCAAGAATTTTGCGATCGCGCGATCGCAGACTACGATCCCCAGCGCAACTTTCCGGCGGAAGCTGGCACCTCGGGCTTAAGCCCCGCCTTTAAATTCGGCGCGATCGGCATTCGTCAGGTTTGGCACGCAGCCAGTCAGGCCCATGATCTCAGCCGCAGTGAGGAAGCCAGAAACAGTATTCGCGTCTGGCAACAGGAATTGGCTTGGCGGGAGTTTTATCAGCACGCGCTCTACCATTTCCCGCGCTTGGCCGACGGTCCCTATCGCCCGCTCTGGCAGCAATTCCCCTGGGAAAATCGCGAGGCCTTATTCACCGCTTGGACCCAGGCACAAACCGGCTATCCGATTGTCGATGCGGCGATGCGCCAGTTGACCGAAACCGGCTGGATGCACAACCGTTGCCGGATGATTGTCGCCAGCTTTTTGACCAAGGATTTGATCATCGACTGGCGACGCGGTGAGCAGTTCTTTATGCAGCACCTAGTCGATGGGGATCTGGCCGCGAATAACGGTGGCTGGCAGTGGAGTGCCTCCAGTGGCATGGATCCGAAACCGCTGCGGATTTTTAATCCCGCCAGTCAAGCCAAGAAGTTTGATGCCACAGCGGACTACATCAAGCGCTGGCTCCCGGAACTGCGCCATGTCCATCCCAAAGACCTGATCAGTGGCGAGATCACACCGATCGAACGCCGAGGCTATCCGGCCCCAGTCGTCAACCACAACCTGCGTCAGAAACAGTTCAAGGAGCTCTACAACCAGCTCAAAGCAGCGATCGCCGAGACTGATGCTGAAACCGATTCATAG
- the petL gene encoding cytochrome b6-f complex subunit PetL: MGVVFFGLVLGGGIVTAIALLFGLRAVKLI, translated from the coding sequence ATGGGCGTTGTCTTCTTTGGCTTGGTTCTGGGTGGCGGCATTGTCACCGCGATCGCACTGCTGTTCGGTCTGCGTGCCGTCAAGCTCATTTAA
- a CDS encoding cupin domain-containing protein, with protein MALVRQVEVLPVESFRSSTAQFFAPQTCDQTMVVELGAEQVEDLFVHHFQTDQLMVLQGQFVLVVLENRRYRYLPLSDRKREVVRIPPGIPHGAINLSGEPCLLVNAVIRHGEPCDRDYRPLQPPLPYDWAAIQQAFQSLRSPRQPQPLARQRSRDRGISDPLAQFGA; from the coding sequence ATGGCCTTAGTTCGACAAGTCGAAGTGCTTCCCGTCGAAAGCTTTCGCAGCAGCACTGCCCAATTTTTTGCGCCCCAAACCTGTGATCAAACCATGGTGGTTGAACTGGGGGCAGAGCAGGTTGAAGACTTATTTGTGCATCATTTTCAAACTGACCAGTTGATGGTGCTGCAAGGTCAGTTCGTTTTAGTCGTGCTGGAAAACCGTCGCTATCGCTATCTGCCGCTCAGCGATCGCAAACGGGAAGTGGTGCGGATTCCGCCGGGGATTCCCCACGGGGCAATCAATCTCAGCGGCGAACCCTGTCTGCTGGTCAATGCGGTAATTCGGCATGGAGAGCCCTGCGATCGCGATTACCGACCGCTACAGCCTCCACTGCCCTACGACTGGGCCGCGATTCAACAGGCCTTTCAGAGCCTGCGATCGCCGCGCCAGCCACAACCATTAGCTAGACAAAGGAGTCGAGATCGAGGGATTTCAGACCCCCTTGCTCAATTTGGCGCATGA
- a CDS encoding carbohydrate kinase family protein, with protein MAAQAPTVICLGEMLWDCLANDRDRPAELVQSWTPWPGGAPANVATALVKLGVESGLITCLGSDPEGDRLFQVLQDNAVAIAAVQRHPSLPTRQVQVLRSAQGDRQFGGFGAIACNQFADTELQADQLPQAWFSSAKVLCLGTIPLAYPSSAIAAQQALNWANQQRMTVLLDVNWRPSFWPDPSLAPDRIRAILPQVQQLKLACEEAEWLFETVDPAQIQNQQPQLQAVLITDGDRGCDYWVAGWQGYCPSFPVEAIDTTGAGDAFVAAWLAQNTQTDFQWTSAEQVQIAIRWASAAGALTTLQAGAIAAQPSLSEIQTFLELANINCSCHHI; from the coding sequence ATGGCAGCCCAGGCACCAACAGTGATCTGTCTTGGGGAAATGCTCTGGGATTGTTTGGCCAACGATCGCGATCGCCCCGCCGAGCTGGTGCAAAGTTGGACGCCTTGGCCGGGGGGAGCCCCAGCGAATGTTGCGACGGCACTGGTCAAGTTGGGCGTGGAGTCCGGTTTAATCACCTGCCTCGGTTCCGACCCGGAGGGCGATCGCCTCTTCCAAGTTCTGCAAGACAATGCCGTGGCGATCGCAGCGGTGCAGCGTCATCCCAGCCTGCCGACCCGACAGGTGCAAGTGCTGCGATCGGCTCAGGGCGATCGCCAGTTTGGGGGCTTTGGGGCGATCGCTTGCAACCAGTTTGCCGATACGGAACTACAAGCTGATCAGTTGCCTCAGGCTTGGTTCAGCTCCGCTAAAGTGCTCTGCTTGGGCACGATTCCGCTGGCTTATCCCAGCAGTGCGATCGCCGCTCAGCAAGCCCTGAATTGGGCCAATCAACAGAGAATGACGGTTCTGTTGGATGTCAACTGGCGACCAAGCTTCTGGCCCGATCCCAGCTTGGCTCCCGATCGCATTCGCGCCATCTTGCCTCAAGTTCAGCAGCTCAAACTAGCTTGCGAGGAAGCAGAGTGGCTGTTTGAGACAGTGGATCCAGCCCAGATTCAAAACCAACAGCCACAGCTGCAAGCCGTCTTAATTACCGATGGCGATCGCGGCTGTGATTACTGGGTTGCTGGTTGGCAGGGGTACTGTCCATCTTTTCCCGTAGAGGCGATCGATACGACCGGCGCGGGAGATGCGTTTGTGGCTGCATGGTTGGCGCAAAACACGCAAACGGACTTCCAGTGGACGAGTGCTGAGCAGGTGCAAATAGCGATTCGCTGGGCCAGTGCAGCTGGTGCCTTGACGACCCTCCAGGCTGGCGCGATCGCGGCTCAACCTAGCTTGTCTGAAATTCAGACTTTTCTTGAACTTGCCAATATTAATTGCAGTTGCCACCATATTTAA
- a CDS encoding HEPN domain-containing protein, translating to MAKSKKNQPQARIEYRIAKILRDLAAQTECPPSSLRAYPPQLVNGVAFYLPEGIRWPPDQILEELFKREGYKERFSSKFLGDQISNIFSKFLIEEILDIEKSLEDLIKELDNYSEERIILIRIEGILLHKICFDLGRVRLSPGDDSLLEEITEITDKVIDLTLMSEEEKSYSKYELRQQYLERMKGACIAVVKVGAEPIRAIEVAKEEVRRSMDLLRLGIKAIQGINDRSRIGIAGDHPTARVEALAISELNLNNQIDLVGHPLQVNNQFVDELEKLELFLISEALRKEKCTDLEEAIIRSIHWFSVAVCQDEKSNAFLLLVVSLEVLFKPNQGSSIASTVAESIAFLLARTKEERLETAKLVRKFYGMRSSVAHSGRSSFSEKDLYQLMIISMEVILETIHRSIETKSQKELMEEIELIKFS from the coding sequence ATGGCTAAGTCTAAGAAAAATCAACCACAAGCACGAATCGAATACAGAATTGCAAAAATACTGCGAGATTTAGCAGCACAAACTGAATGCCCACCTAGTTCGCTAAGAGCTTACCCGCCCCAACTTGTTAATGGTGTCGCTTTTTATCTGCCAGAGGGTATTAGATGGCCTCCTGATCAGATTCTGGAAGAGCTTTTCAAGCGTGAGGGCTATAAAGAAAGATTTTCCTCTAAATTTCTTGGTGACCAGATCAGTAATATCTTCTCTAAGTTTTTGATTGAAGAAATTTTAGATATTGAAAAGTCTCTAGAGGACTTGATAAAAGAACTCGACAATTACTCTGAAGAAAGGATTATTTTGATAAGAATTGAAGGTATTCTTCTTCATAAAATTTGCTTTGACCTAGGTCGAGTTCGGCTATCACCCGGTGATGATAGCCTTCTTGAAGAAATTACTGAAATCACTGATAAAGTAATTGACCTAACACTTATGAGTGAAGAAGAAAAGTCATATAGTAAATATGAATTGAGGCAGCAATATCTAGAGAGAATGAAGGGGGCTTGCATTGCAGTAGTAAAAGTAGGCGCTGAGCCAATTCGTGCTATTGAAGTTGCAAAAGAAGAGGTAAGGAGATCTATGGATCTCCTTCGTCTGGGGATAAAAGCGATACAAGGGATTAATGACCGTAGTCGAATAGGTATTGCAGGCGATCACCCCACTGCGAGGGTTGAGGCGCTTGCTATATCAGAGTTAAACTTGAATAATCAAATAGACCTTGTCGGTCATCCTCTGCAAGTTAACAATCAATTTGTTGATGAGCTTGAAAAACTTGAACTATTTTTAATCTCCGAAGCTCTTAGAAAGGAAAAATGTACAGACCTTGAGGAAGCTATCATCAGGAGCATACACTGGTTCTCGGTTGCAGTATGCCAAGATGAGAAGAGTAATGCATTCCTACTCCTTGTCGTTAGTCTAGAAGTTCTTTTCAAGCCAAATCAAGGATCATCTATTGCTAGTACCGTTGCTGAAAGCATTGCATTTCTTCTTGCAAGAACTAAAGAAGAACGCCTAGAAACAGCTAAACTTGTAAGAAAATTTTATGGTATGCGCAGCAGTGTTGCACACTCAGGAAGATCATCATTTTCAGAAAAGGATCTGTATCAGTTAATGATAATCTCAATGGAAGTTATTTTAGAGACTATTCATCGATCAATAGAGACTAAAAGCCAGAAAGAACTTATGGAAGAAATTGAGTTGATCAAATTTTCTTGA